In Bacteroidia bacterium, the DNA window AAGCGGGTAGTTAGTGCAGAGGAGCATCAAAAAAATGGAGGTTTAGGAGATGCGATTGCGCAGCTATTAGCTCAAAAAATGCCTGTGCGCATGCGAATGGTCGCTGTAAATGATACTTTTGGAGAGAGTGGAACTCCCGAACAACTTTTGCAAAAATATGGCTTAACAGAGCACGATATTATCCGAGCAGTGCAAGAACTTTTGTTTTGAAAGTCAAGTATTATTCTCAATCAAGTGTGTATAAAAATTCATTTTATTTATTTTTTTGGGCGTGTCCCTTCGCTGCGCTCGGGTCGGCGTGCTGCGGGCTACGCTGACGCTTCGGTGCTGCGCTGCGCTCCGCACTGGGCTAACGCCCACCCTCCGCATGCCTCACGCAAGAGATCTCTGAAACCACCGTTTCGCTGCACTTTATGCAAATTTTTAGCTTGTAAGCACTTGTGCTTCAACCTTCAACAAGATAAAAACCTAACTACATAGATAAAATCTGCCTAAAAGTACATTTTTCGCTATTTTTCCCAACTTGTAATTTTGTTGTGAAAAATAACAAATCTCGTCAAGTTTCTTTTGTTTTATCTTTGTAGCGTGAAGCAAGTAAAAGTATTGCGGATTTTATCTCGTTTGTGCGTAGGAGGTCCTGCGATACATTGCATATTGCTTACACAGCATTTACCAAAAGAAAAATATCAAAGCATCTTACTTCACGGAGATTTAGACGATGGCGACGCCCTTTATAGCTACAACTCAACTTTGAACATGGACATTCGGCTAATAAAAAGCATGAAACGCAAAGTAGGGATAAAGAATTTATGGAAGGAATGGCAGTCTTTTCGCGAAGTCTATCATATTATTCGTGCAGAAAAGCCTGATATCGTACATACACATACCGCAAAAGCAGGTTTTATTGGCAGATTAGCAGCCTATTTAGCCAAAACTCCGATAATTGTTCATACTTTTCATGGGCACGCTTTTCATTCTTATTTTAGTCAATGGAAAACACGTTTATTTCTTTTTATAGAACGGCAATTAGCAAAGATATCTCAAAGTATCATTGCTATTTCAGAGCAGCAAAAGCATGAACTTGGATATGTTTTTAAGGTCTGCAAACCTGAAAAAATAACAGTTATTCCCTTGGGTTTTGACCTAACTCCGTTTTTTACTGATGTAGAAATCAAAAGAAGAGAGTTTAGAAAACAGTATAAAGTTAGTGATGAGCAAATTGCTATCGGCTTAATAGGCAGAATGGTACCTATCAAAAATCATCGGATGCTTATTTA includes these proteins:
- a CDS encoding glycosyltransferase, whose amino-acid sequence is MKQVKVLRILSRLCVGGPAIHCILLTQHLPKEKYQSILLHGDLDDGDALYSYNSTLNMDIRLIKSMKRKVGIKNLWKEWQSFREVYHIIRAEKPDIVHTHTAKAGFIGRLAAYLAKTPIIVHTFHGHAFHSYFSQWKTRLFLFIERQLAKISQSIIAISEQQKHELGYVFKVCKPEKITVIPLGFDLTPFFTDVEIKRREFRKQYKVSDEQIAIGLIGRMVPIKNHRMLIYAIDNIKRNNKVDISKLRFFLIGDGIERRNLEQLCQSLNIPFVDAKQANFEPCLVTFTGYQTRIDWVNAGLDIVVLTSKNEGTPVSLIEAQAAGVPILSTRVGGVEDIVLENESALLCQSDNVEEFTEKLIYLIQNPEKRKAMKDKGKAHVLARYHYTRLIEDMDKHYQFLLHGRDIQTT